The following proteins are co-located in the Helicobacter acinonychis genome:
- a CDS encoding tyrosine-type recombinase/integrase: MFKPYVLDGALKSNPAILIQIPKFDNQVNAGLSDEKIQELYEALYHYPTQPFRSVFIWISHGRRLNEALSLEWRDVNLEAGTYSIRYENNKVHKPMTYQLSDGLIEALGELKQESAFVFHAIKDTSKKLDKNTVRLH, from the coding sequence ATGTTTAAGCCCTATGTTCTAGATGGCGCTTTAAAATCAAACCCTGCCATACTGATACAAATTCCAAAGTTTGACAATCAAGTCAATGCAGGGTTAAGCGATGAGAAAATACAAGAGCTTTATGAAGCGCTTTATCATTATCCAACGCAACCATTTCGCAGTGTTTTTATATGGATCTCGCACGGCAGAAGACTCAATGAAGCGCTTAGTCTTGAGTGGCGAGATGTGAATTTGGAAGCTGGGACTTATAGCATAAGATACGAGAATAACAAGGTGCATAAACCGATGACTTATCAGCTGAGCGATGGACTTATAGAAGCGCTTGGAGAGCTAAAGCAAGAGAGCGCGTTTGTATTTCACGCCATTAAAGATACAAGTAAAAAACTGGATAAAAATACGGTTAGACTGCACTAA